Proteins encoded within one genomic window of Triticum aestivum cultivar Chinese Spring chromosome 2D, IWGSC CS RefSeq v2.1, whole genome shotgun sequence:
- the LOC123050061 gene encoding F-box protein At3g07870 gives MLIMDSGEAGSKKERNEEYSINRLPRELIERIFFRLPVSTLLVCIGVCTRWKNLIRDPNFVTSHLKHASHYSLIFFQQDYVAGKHYPSDAILIDKAWSQSTYAVPTIDPDDLLCGSCNGIICLYTKTSTIKIANLATGECLHLEKPIKNLSGDQFLFYSFGFHPLTREYKITHLGDYVEGRPKNGDKFTIIQVYRLGDEKWKDIRTPEALSLSCVKNSGLINVGGTMYWLTNDMATNWKHVVMCFDLGEEAFARIELPTSVLENSVYGGPRRYWIREIDGKICIATAQTWHKVIYGKLQIWTLDNKVEQSWSQKYNIHTAGYIAGPNLSYGDKLLMQRNDSRLFSHDLHGNEGNIEPMILNMTRLSGFSPVLDFSPRKPDNMQSYIYVESLVRLDVYKKGGIVRKPKKREVWKFKKWKPCEDELSQLEEMWSHIHQKEYDITVFSQRSGIQLKHHLEGISNDVIRQQIGLQIDQIVPVFPNKYPRSSQRLNLVGEKRDREKLLARMRKYGDICKAMNKEIGWIVRMTEIATQYKVGPSSSNDAISYQNHSDDKDTVES, from the exons ATGCTTATTATGGATTCCGGGGAAGCTGGTTCAAAGAAGGAAAGAAATGAGGAATATTCCATAAACCGTCTCCCGAGAGAGCTCATTGAGCGGATATTTTTTCGGCTTCCGGTGAGCACTTTATTGGTGTGTATTGGTGTTTGTACGCGCTGGAAAAACTTGATCCGGGATCCCAATTTTGTCACATCACACCTGAAGCATGCATCCCATTATTCCCTCATATTCTTCCAACAAGATTATGTTGCAGGAAAACATTACCCGAGTGATGCTATTCTAATTGATAAAGCTTGGTCACAATCAACATATGCAGTGCCAACCATTGACCCTGATGATTTACTCTGTGGTTCCTGTAATGGGATTATTTGCTTATACACAAAGACATCGACAATCAAGATAGCTAACCTTGCAACTGGCGAATGTCTGCATCTTGAGAAACCTATAAAGAATTTGAGTGGCGACCAATTCTTGTTCTACAGTTTTGGGTTTCACCCTTTGACAAGAGAATACAAAATTACACACTTGGGTGACTATGTTGAGGGCCGCCCCAAGAATGGAGACAAATTCACCATCATTCAAGTTTACAGGCTTGGTGATGAGAAATGGAAAGACATCAGAACCCCAGAAGCCTTAAGCTTGAGTTGCGTCAAAAACTCTGGACTAATCAATGTTGGTGGAACAATGTATTGGTTAACTAATGATATGGCAACTAACTGGAAGCATGTTGTTATGTGCTTTGATCTCGGTGAAGAAGCTTTTGCACGGATAGAACTGCCAACATCAGTACTTGAAAATAGTGTTTATGGTGGTCCCCGTAGGTACTGGATCAGAGAGATAGATGGGAAAATATGTATAGCAACTGCTCAAACCTGGCACAAAGTTATTTATGGTAAGTTGCAGATCTGGACACTTGACAACAAGGTTGAGCAAAGTTGGAGCCAGAAGTACAATATTCATACAGCAGGTTACATCGCGGGTCCAAATTTGTCTTATGGGGATAAGTTATTGATGCAAAGAAATGATAGTAGGCTATTTTCTCATGATTTGCATGGGAATGAAGGGAATATCGAGCCTATGATATTAAACATGACGAGGTTGTCAGGCTTTAGCCCAGTTTTAGATTTTAGCCCTCGCAAGCCGGACAATATGCAATCCTACATATATGTGGAGTCACTTGTACGCTTAGATGTATACAAAAAAGGCGGCATTGTGCGTAAGCCAAAAAAGAGGGAAGTTTGGAAATTTAAGAAGTGGAAGCCTTGCGAGGACGAGCTCTCTCAGCTAGAAGAGATGTGGAGCCACATTCATCAAAAGGAGTATGACATAACT GTCTTTTCACAACGATCTGGCATACAACTCAAACATCATCTGGAAGGTATATCAAATGACGTGATTCGACAACAAATAGGCCTGCAAATTGATCAAATCGTTCCAGTCTTTCCAAATAAG TATCCAAGATCCTCCCAACGACTTAATTTGGTGGGGGAAAAGCGGGACAGAGAAAAGTTACTTGCTCGTATGAGGAAGTATGGAGATATTTGCaag GCTATGAATAAGGAAATTGGGTGGATCGTTCGTATGACGGAGATTGCTACACAATATAAG GTGGGTCCTTCGAGTTCAAATGATGCTATTTCATACCAGAATCACAGTGACGACAAGGATACAGTTGAGTCTTGA